From the Microbacterium sp. W4I4 genome, one window contains:
- the hpt gene encoding hypoxanthine phosphoribosyltransferase, translating into MRAADISADLAQILVTEEEIIAKLDELAVRVAADYEGKDLLLVGVLKGAVMVMADFARALPMHAPMDWMAVSSYGASTKSSGVVQIRKDLDTDLHGKHVLIVEDIIDSGLTLSWLLENFQSRGAESIEVLALLRKPEAAKVEIDCKYVGFDIPVEFVVGYGLDYAERYRNLRDVAVLAPHVYS; encoded by the coding sequence ATGCGCGCAGCGGACATCTCAGCAGACCTCGCCCAGATCCTCGTCACAGAGGAGGAGATCATCGCCAAGCTCGATGAACTCGCCGTGCGCGTCGCCGCGGACTACGAGGGCAAGGATCTGCTGCTGGTGGGCGTGCTCAAGGGTGCAGTGATGGTGATGGCGGACTTCGCCCGCGCCCTGCCGATGCACGCGCCGATGGACTGGATGGCGGTCTCCAGCTACGGAGCGAGCACCAAGTCCAGTGGTGTGGTGCAGATCCGCAAGGACCTCGACACCGACCTGCACGGCAAGCACGTGCTCATCGTCGAGGACATCATCGACTCCGGGCTGACGCTGAGCTGGCTGCTGGAGAACTTCCAGTCCCGCGGTGCCGAGTCGATCGAGGTGCTCGCCCTGCTGCGCAAGCCGGAAGCGGCCAAGGTCGAGATCGACTGCAAGTACGTGGGCTTCGACATCCCGGTCGAATTCGTGGTCGGATACGGCCTGGACTATGCAGAGCGGTACCGCAACCTGCGCGATGTCGCCGTGCTCGCCCCGCACGTGTACTCCTGA
- a CDS encoding DUF937 domain-containing protein: protein MDLDDILKQVPIGDIAEKFGVSPDVARQAVQEGGAALLGGLAKNAETPEGSSAIEEALNRHGGFSGASKVDDVDQADGDKIVKHVFGDKKGEVVESLTKSEKTAGGIDFGKLLPILAPIIMGVIANAKGSSGSGGGLGGILGGLLGGGQQGQASGGQAGQASGGGLGDILGGLGGLLGGGSTSGAQGGGNVIGDILGGLFGGKK, encoded by the coding sequence ATGGACCTCGACGACATCCTCAAGCAGGTGCCGATCGGCGACATCGCCGAGAAGTTCGGCGTGAGCCCGGACGTGGCGCGCCAGGCGGTGCAGGAGGGCGGTGCAGCGCTGCTGGGCGGCCTCGCCAAGAACGCCGAGACCCCGGAGGGCTCGTCCGCCATCGAGGAGGCGCTGAACCGCCACGGTGGTTTCTCGGGCGCCTCGAAGGTCGACGACGTCGACCAGGCCGATGGCGACAAGATCGTCAAGCACGTGTTCGGCGACAAGAAGGGCGAGGTCGTCGAAAGCCTCACCAAGAGCGAGAAGACCGCCGGCGGCATCGACTTCGGCAAGCTCCTGCCGATCCTCGCTCCGATCATCATGGGCGTGATCGCCAACGCGAAGGGCTCCTCCGGCTCCGGCGGCGGCCTCGGCGGCATCCTCGGCGGACTTCTCGGCGGAGGACAGCAGGGTCAGGCGTCCGGCGGCCAGGCCGGTCAGGCGTCCGGCGGCGGGCTCGGCGACATCCTCGGCGGGCTCGGCGGCCTGCTCGGCGGAGGCTCGACCTCGGGCGCGCAGGGCGGCGGCAACGTGATCGGCGACATCCTGGGCGGGCTCTTCGGCGGCAAGAAGTAG
- the tilS gene encoding tRNA lysidine(34) synthetase TilS produces the protein MPSLDPAIAEVRRAVRAALAPHAGGRVVVALSGGADSLALTAAAVFEAAKIGASVTAAIVDHGLQAGSDAVAERAAAQARAVGADARVLTVDVDLRHPDGLEAAARAARYDALRRCAVEVRAGAVLLGHTLDDQAETVLLGLARGSGAASLQGMAPVREDEDGMLWLRPLLGVKRATTRACCAASALEFWDDPHNLDPRFARVRARERVLPIFEDELGPGIAEALARTAEQLREDAEAFDEMIHETIEDIVEHAEAGISVSVAALAANPAALRNRIIRLVVDSEFGVGLTRVQTVEVARLVTDWSGQGPIDLPGCTARRAGGRIVFTARG, from the coding sequence GTGCCATCCCTGGATCCCGCCATCGCTGAAGTCCGTCGCGCCGTGCGCGCGGCTCTCGCCCCGCACGCCGGCGGACGTGTCGTGGTCGCGTTGTCGGGGGGCGCCGACTCGCTTGCACTGACCGCGGCCGCCGTCTTCGAGGCGGCGAAGATCGGGGCGTCTGTGACGGCCGCGATCGTCGATCACGGTCTGCAGGCCGGATCGGATGCCGTCGCCGAGCGCGCCGCAGCGCAGGCGCGGGCGGTCGGCGCGGATGCCCGCGTGCTGACCGTCGATGTCGACCTGCGGCATCCGGACGGTCTCGAAGCGGCGGCCCGCGCCGCCCGCTACGACGCGCTGCGACGCTGCGCCGTCGAGGTGCGCGCCGGGGCCGTGCTGCTCGGGCACACCCTCGACGATCAGGCCGAGACCGTGCTGCTGGGCCTCGCCCGAGGCTCGGGGGCGGCGAGCCTGCAGGGCATGGCGCCGGTGCGCGAGGACGAGGACGGGATGCTGTGGCTGCGTCCCCTGCTCGGCGTGAAGCGCGCCACCACGCGGGCGTGCTGCGCGGCATCCGCTCTCGAATTCTGGGATGACCCCCACAACCTCGACCCGCGCTTCGCCCGTGTGCGCGCCCGCGAGCGAGTGCTGCCGATTTTCGAGGACGAGCTCGGGCCCGGCATCGCCGAGGCCCTCGCCCGCACCGCCGAGCAGCTGCGCGAGGATGCCGAGGCGTTCGACGAGATGATCCACGAGACCATCGAGGACATCGTCGAGCATGCCGAGGCCGGCATCTCCGTCAGCGTCGCCGCGCTCGCCGCGAATCCGGCGGCGCTGCGCAATCGCATCATCCGACTCGTCGTGGACAGCGAATTCGGCGTCGGCCTCACCCGCGTGCAGACCGTCGAGGTCGCGCGCCTGGTGACCGACTGGTCGGGCCAGGGCCCCATCGATCTCCCCGGCTGCACCGCGCGACGCGCAGGCGGCCGGATCGTGTTCACCGCGCGCGGCTGA
- the ppa gene encoding inorganic diphosphatase, with amino-acid sequence MGAHDAVIEIPRGSRVKYEVDHETGRVHLDRVLYTTFGYPADYGYFDNTLGEDGDPLDVLVLLDHAIYPGVVVSVRPVAVLKMSDEAGGDDKLVAVLSKDPRWEHIQDIDDLAEYTKKEIAHFFEHYKDLEPNKWVKVDEWGNAAEAQRILDEAIARFGTEGH; translated from the coding sequence ATGGGCGCACACGACGCCGTCATCGAGATCCCGCGCGGCAGCCGCGTGAAGTACGAGGTCGACCACGAGACCGGTCGCGTCCACCTGGACCGCGTGCTGTACACGACCTTCGGCTACCCGGCGGACTACGGCTACTTCGACAACACGCTCGGCGAGGACGGCGACCCGCTGGACGTGCTCGTGCTGCTCGACCACGCCATCTACCCCGGCGTCGTGGTGAGCGTGCGCCCCGTGGCCGTGCTCAAGATGAGCGACGAGGCCGGCGGCGACGACAAGCTCGTGGCCGTGCTGTCGAAGGACCCGCGCTGGGAGCACATCCAGGACATCGACGACCTGGCCGAGTACACCAAGAAGGAGATCGCGCACTTCTTCGAGCACTACAAGGACCTCGAGCCCAACAAGTGGGTCAAGGTCGACGAGTGGGGCAATGCGGCTGAGGCTCAGCGCATCCTCGACGAGGCGATCGCGCGCTTCGGCACCGAGGGGCACTGA